A window of Paenibacillus sp. 19GGS1-52 contains these coding sequences:
- a CDS encoding carbohydrate ABC transporter permease — MNNNQKGGNVTRRINKTIIYIVCISLAVLSILPFWIMFINATRSTAEIQSGLSLLPSSHMMTNLRALLDKSFDPIQGFMNSFIISASATLLTVYFSSLAAYGLVTYSWKLRGAFFTFILCVMMIPSQASAIGFYQFMYKIHWTNSFLPLILPAIAAPAVVFFMRQYLLATLSIEIVEAARVDGSNEFKTFNRIILPLMVPAVATQAIFAFVGNWNNLFMPLILLTQKEKYTMPIMVSLLRGDIYKSEFGSIYLGLALTALPLFVVYFLLSRYIIAGVALGGVKE, encoded by the coding sequence ATGAACAATAATCAAAAAGGCGGAAACGTCACCCGGAGGATCAACAAGACGATTATCTATATCGTCTGCATCTCTCTGGCAGTGCTCAGCATCCTCCCGTTTTGGATCATGTTTATAAATGCCACCCGTTCTACGGCGGAAATTCAAAGCGGTCTCTCACTGCTTCCTTCGTCCCATATGATGACCAACCTGAGGGCGCTGCTCGACAAGAGTTTCGATCCCATTCAAGGGTTCATGAATTCGTTTATTATCTCTGCTTCAGCAACCCTCTTAACGGTCTACTTCTCATCCCTGGCGGCTTACGGGCTGGTGACCTATAGCTGGAAGCTGCGTGGGGCATTCTTTACTTTTATTTTATGCGTGATGATGATTCCTTCCCAGGCAAGTGCAATTGGATTCTATCAGTTCATGTATAAGATACATTGGACCAACAGCTTTCTTCCGTTGATTCTGCCTGCGATTGCAGCGCCGGCGGTAGTGTTCTTTATGCGCCAATATCTGCTGGCAACGCTGTCGATAGAGATCGTGGAAGCAGCACGTGTAGACGGATCCAATGAATTCAAAACATTTAATCGGATCATCTTACCGTTGATGGTTCCGGCAGTGGCGACGCAGGCGATCTTTGCCTTCGTGGGGAACTGGAACAACCTGTTCATGCCGCTGATACTGCTTACACAGAAAGAAAAGTATACGATGCCAATCATGGTCAGCTTGCTGCGCGGGGATATATACAAGTCGGAGTTCGGCTCAATCTATTTAGGACTCGCGCTGACAGCCTTACCGCTGTTCGTGGTTTACTTCCTGTTATCCCGTTATATTATCGCGGGCGTAGCGCTGGGCGGCGTCAAAGAATAA
- a CDS encoding GNAT family protein — MNSGFTFVEFPQLKTERYTLRKEEENDRYDIFELYSNEDVVKYMEFEPFDSVEDAVNEMQWYQRIFKEQTGLRWMIEDSESKKVIGTCGFLNYEKTHNRIEIGYDLVPNFWGKGIMTEVVNCILDFGFLTMELNKIEAKVEPENEASIRLMSRLGFHKEGVLRQHEFEKGKYVDLAIFSKLKGEHESSYTRTTAFGCYRSRDSLQELALTYKGTNRKNPDDILDTIETYFY, encoded by the coding sequence ATGAATTCAGGATTCACCTTTGTTGAATTCCCCCAGTTAAAGACAGAACGATATACATTAAGGAAAGAGGAAGAGAATGATCGTTATGATATTTTTGAGCTTTATTCAAACGAAGATGTTGTGAAATATATGGAGTTCGAACCCTTCGATTCTGTTGAGGATGCAGTAAATGAAATGCAATGGTATCAGAGGATTTTCAAAGAACAAACTGGATTACGGTGGATGATTGAAGATAGTGAGTCCAAAAAAGTGATTGGGACATGCGGTTTTTTGAATTATGAGAAGACACACAATCGTATAGAAATTGGTTATGACTTAGTTCCTAACTTTTGGGGCAAGGGTATCATGACAGAGGTAGTTAATTGTATCTTGGATTTTGGTTTTTTGACTATGGAGTTAAATAAAATTGAGGCGAAAGTGGAACCGGAAAATGAGGCGTCGATCCGATTGATGTCTAGGCTTGGTTTCCACAAAGAGGGAGTATTGAGGCAACATGAGTTCGAAAAGGGGAAATATGTTGATCTTGCTATCTTCTCAAAGTTGAAAGGTGAGCATGAATCTTCTTACACGAGAACGACCGCTTTTGGATGCTACCGATCAAGGGATAGCCTGCAGGAACTAGCATTGACCTATAAAGGCACTAATAGAAAAAATCCCGATGATATCTTAGACACCATCGAGACTTACTTTTATTGA
- a CDS encoding SDR family oxidoreductase, giving the protein MDGPIRLSRERMIIVMIIVTGANGKLGRAVVEQLLKRVPAEQIAVSVRDLNNAQELKDCGVRVRQGNFDDADSLLHAFEGAAQVLIVSSGIMGKAGIRQHQTAIETAKKAGASRVLYTSHMGSSPTSHFPPMLNHAATEELLQASGIAYTSLRNGFYTMLAGMLIGRAIKVGELITPEDGPVAWTSHSDLAEATAAILSEQKFDGPTPNLTASEAMDMDGLAAIASEIIGQPLRRIVVSDKEYQALLQSQGQPEDRVNMLMGMFLASRNKEFAQTSTALANLIGRAPMNIREVLKKSISLHTNE; this is encoded by the coding sequence ATGGATGGACCCATTCGTTTAAGTAGAGAAAGGATGATTATTGTCATGATTATTGTTACAGGAGCCAACGGGAAATTGGGAAGGGCGGTTGTAGAGCAACTGCTTAAGCGTGTTCCGGCCGAGCAGATTGCTGTGAGTGTCCGCGACCTGAATAACGCACAGGAACTTAAGGATTGTGGAGTTCGTGTCCGTCAGGGTAATTTCGACGATGCCGATAGTCTCCTCCACGCCTTTGAAGGAGCAGCACAGGTTCTCATCGTATCTTCCGGAATCATGGGGAAGGCGGGTATTCGTCAACATCAAACAGCGATTGAAACTGCAAAGAAGGCCGGTGCTAGTCGGGTGTTATACACAAGTCACATGGGTTCTTCCCCGACGTCACACTTTCCTCCTATGCTCAACCATGCTGCAACAGAAGAATTGTTACAAGCTTCAGGCATTGCCTACACGTCGCTACGTAACGGCTTCTACACAATGTTAGCGGGTATGTTAATCGGAAGAGCAATCAAAGTAGGGGAATTGATCACTCCTGAGGACGGTCCAGTTGCCTGGACATCTCACTCCGATTTGGCCGAAGCCACTGCAGCTATCCTAAGTGAGCAGAAATTCGATGGCCCGACTCCTAACCTTACAGCCTCCGAGGCGATGGATATGGACGGTCTCGCGGCGATTGCTTCGGAGATCATCGGCCAACCCTTACGCCGAATTGTCGTGTCGGACAAAGAATATCAGGCCCTTTTACAATCTCAAGGTCAACCTGAGGATAGGGTTAACATGCTAATGGGTATGTTTCTTGCGAGCCGTAATAAAGAATTCGCACAAACCAGTACCGCTCTAGCTAACCTAATCGGTCGAGCCCCGATGAATATTAGAGAAGTCTTGAAAAAGTCCATTTCTCTCCATACTAACGAATGA
- a CDS encoding TetR/AcrR family transcriptional regulator, which yields MPMNLNDPRVRRTRQLLTQAFTELLEQKKNIYSISVHDITTRATVNRATFYAHFDDKFAFLENWMLEKSQIILKKRLPHQFNFECLPTLIQTVFEFLTEFRQYITPGDKQFEPMFEIAMQKEVHRILLKWLKEESDIGVSQVEATALVISWGIFGSALYWSQNTQGLKVETMVKDVLEVVVASIPQNKKTT from the coding sequence ATGCCAATGAACCTTAATGATCCTCGAGTAAGGCGAACGCGTCAATTACTAACGCAGGCCTTTACGGAACTGCTCGAGCAAAAGAAGAATATCTACTCCATTTCTGTGCACGATATTACGACTAGAGCGACAGTGAATCGCGCTACTTTTTATGCCCATTTTGACGATAAATTTGCGTTTCTCGAGAACTGGATGTTGGAAAAGTCCCAGATTATCTTGAAGAAAAGGTTACCCCACCAATTTAATTTCGAATGTTTGCCTACCCTCATCCAAACCGTATTCGAATTTCTTACCGAATTTAGACAATATATAACTCCAGGAGATAAGCAATTTGAACCGATGTTTGAAATTGCAATGCAAAAGGAAGTTCACCGAATCCTGCTCAAATGGTTAAAGGAGGAGAGCGATATTGGCGTTTCGCAAGTGGAAGCTACAGCTCTTGTCATTAGTTGGGGCATATTCGGGTCGGCATTGTATTGGAGTCAGAATACTCAAGGTCTCAAAGTGGAAACAATGGTAAAAGACGTACTGGAGGTTGTAGTGGCCAGTATACCTCAAAATAAAAAGACCACATAA
- a CDS encoding ABC transporter substrate-binding protein, whose product MKRTSMKKILMLFMLVAIISTLAVGCSTAKNVNTEGTGDAAASPAAETPTLSLGLLPSIDAIPFIVAHSQGFDKEHGVNLAIQTFKSAKDRDVAFQAGKVDGLSADLVAIAIYNEAGLDVKITSTTFGEFDLLTGNDEIKDVKDLKGKSVILSKNTSTQYTVAMILKQAGLTQDDVKVTEVPQIPTRLELLKNNKADAAILPEPFVTMGKAAGLRVLSSTIAAGVNPFVLAFPQSAIDAKGPAIQAMYAAYDEAVGFMKSHDQADYIDLIIKEVGYPDTLKADIKVPDYLPANQVDVKQVEAAFAWAREVGLLTKNIAAEDVISDVQFKK is encoded by the coding sequence ATGAAGAGAACATCAATGAAAAAAATACTTATGCTGTTTATGCTCGTAGCTATCATTAGTACCCTTGCAGTTGGCTGCAGTACAGCGAAAAATGTCAATACGGAAGGTACAGGAGATGCGGCAGCATCCCCGGCGGCAGAAACGCCAACGTTGTCACTGGGATTATTGCCCTCAATTGATGCCATTCCTTTTATAGTTGCTCATTCCCAAGGCTTTGATAAGGAACATGGTGTGAATCTGGCGATTCAGACGTTTAAGAGCGCTAAAGATCGCGATGTGGCTTTTCAAGCGGGTAAGGTGGACGGGCTCAGCGCAGATCTGGTCGCAATAGCCATTTATAATGAGGCCGGGCTTGATGTGAAGATTACGAGCACAACCTTTGGTGAATTCGATTTGCTGACTGGCAATGATGAGATCAAGGATGTGAAGGATCTTAAAGGAAAGTCCGTGATTTTGTCCAAAAATACGTCTACACAATATACGGTGGCCATGATCCTGAAGCAGGCGGGCCTGACGCAAGACGATGTTAAGGTAACAGAGGTACCACAAATTCCGACCCGGCTTGAGCTGCTTAAGAATAATAAGGCTGACGCGGCTATTTTGCCGGAGCCTTTTGTGACCATGGGTAAAGCTGCGGGCCTGCGTGTATTGAGCTCTACTATAGCGGCTGGCGTGAATCCGTTTGTGCTTGCTTTCCCACAGAGCGCCATTGATGCCAAAGGGCCGGCTATTCAAGCCATGTATGCTGCCTATGATGAAGCGGTTGGCTTTATGAAATCCCATGACCAAGCCGATTATATCGATCTGATCATCAAAGAAGTTGGGTATCCTGATACATTAAAAGCTGATATTAAAGTGCCTGACTACCTGCCAGCCAATCAAGTGGATGTGAAACAAGTGGAGGCCGCTTTTGCCTGGGCGCGAGAAGTGGGACTACTTACTAAAAATATAGCGGCTGAAGATGTGATCTCTGATGTCCAATTCAAGAAATAA
- a CDS encoding ABC transporter ATP-binding protein, which yields MSNSRNNGLSIKDLKVEYKGGQLALGHVELVLPEHGIYTIIGPSGSGKSTLLRAIAGLLPSYTGELLFNGKSVHAKETLIGLVPQNYGLLPWKTVQANIGIAMKITHPAGRPKREQEAQIKHWLTSMGIAELAGRYPLSLSGGQQQRVAIARAFAILPTILLLDEPFSALDAITRETLQELFLDNWLANPATTLFVTHDVEEAILLGQKVIIMPSNKEEMPEIVDNHSVFQMKHEQKRDSDEFFEQTKVIRKVMQEKW from the coding sequence ATGTCCAATTCAAGAAATAACGGACTGAGCATCAAAGATCTGAAAGTGGAATACAAGGGCGGACAATTGGCGTTAGGGCACGTTGAATTGGTGTTGCCGGAGCATGGGATTTATACGATTATCGGACCGTCCGGCAGCGGAAAGTCTACGTTATTGCGAGCCATTGCCGGCCTGCTGCCGAGCTATACGGGAGAACTGCTGTTTAACGGGAAATCGGTGCATGCCAAAGAAACGCTGATCGGCCTTGTTCCGCAGAACTACGGATTGTTGCCTTGGAAAACGGTTCAAGCCAACATCGGGATCGCGATGAAGATAACTCATCCTGCAGGGCGGCCTAAACGCGAGCAGGAAGCGCAGATCAAGCATTGGCTAACGTCTATGGGAATCGCTGAATTAGCGGGACGTTATCCACTTTCACTTAGTGGGGGTCAGCAGCAAAGAGTGGCGATTGCCCGCGCTTTTGCAATTCTGCCGACGATTCTATTGCTGGACGAGCCATTTTCCGCGCTCGATGCGATCACACGGGAAACGCTCCAAGAGCTCTTTTTGGACAATTGGCTGGCGAACCCGGCTACGACGTTATTTGTGACCCATGATGTGGAAGAAGCGATTCTGCTCGGTCAAAAAGTAATCATCATGCCCTCCAACAAGGAAGAGATGCCGGAGATTGTCGATAATCATTCCGTATTTCAAATGAAGCATGAGCAGAAACGGGACAGCGATGAATTCTTTGAGCAGACTAAGGTAATCAGAAAGGTAATGCAGGAGAAATGGTAA
- a CDS encoding ABC transporter permease: protein MNVVWYIAFLLMHHPILPSPLAVYNAMAHLEAKDLWLNISYSLFRIFAGVIIALIVGLLIGLLMGRSQVWNKLLDPVVYLTYPVPKIALLPVVMLFFGLGEVSKILMIMLILLFQVIISVRDGVKAIPDSTYDVLTSIGASTAQKFWNVTLPGALSVILSTIRISLGTAISVLFFTEIYGTEHGMGFFIMDAWLRLDYPEMYAGIMLFSLVGFVLFLLVDVLDYKFMKWRN, encoded by the coding sequence ATGAATGTGGTCTGGTATATCGCCTTTTTGCTGATGCATCATCCCATCCTGCCTAGTCCCTTGGCTGTTTATAATGCAATGGCACATTTGGAAGCGAAGGACCTTTGGCTTAATATCAGCTACAGTCTGTTTCGTATTTTTGCCGGGGTGATTATAGCGTTAATTGTGGGTCTGCTTATTGGCCTGCTTATGGGGCGCTCCCAGGTTTGGAATAAGCTCTTGGACCCGGTGGTCTATCTGACGTATCCCGTACCCAAGATTGCTTTGCTGCCCGTGGTGATGCTGTTCTTCGGACTTGGTGAGGTTTCCAAAATTCTGATGATTATGCTGATCCTGCTCTTTCAAGTCATCATTTCCGTGAGAGATGGAGTCAAAGCGATTCCCGACAGCACTTATGATGTCTTAACCAGTATTGGAGCCAGCACCGCGCAGAAATTCTGGAATGTAACGCTGCCCGGCGCGTTGTCCGTTATTCTCAGTACGATCCGGATTTCACTCGGAACAGCGATTTCTGTTCTTTTTTTCACGGAGATTTATGGTACGGAGCACGGCATGGGCTTTTTCATTATGGACGCCTGGTTAAGGCTCGATTACCCGGAGATGTACGCAGGGATTATGCTGTTCAGTCTCGTGGGTTTTGTATTGTTTCTGCTAGTGGATGTGCTTGATTATAAGTTTATGAAGTGGCGGAATTAA
- the hisC gene encoding histidinol-phosphate transaminase — protein sequence MSKYWSKTTASLTPYVPGEQPKDRNIIKLNTNENPYPPSEAVLQALRSAVDDSLRLYPDPHGSRLIHAIAQTYGVAVDEVFVGNGSDEILAFAFQAFFDHDQPVLFPDVTYSFYTVYADLFRLPYTAVPLDEHFQIVPESFFIPNGGVIVPNPNAPTAIHLPLSEVRKLLDKNTEQVVILDEAYIDFGGESAIPLIHEYPNLLVVQTLSKSRSLAGLRVGYAIGPPELIEGLNRIKNSFNSYTLDRLALAGAEASFADKTHIQENIMRIVSTRDWTTAQLSELGFQLTPSTANFLFVSHSTVPAQRIFQKLREHGILVRYWPKARIDNHLRITIGTDDEMQKLIEAMKVILKEG from the coding sequence ATGAGCAAATACTGGAGTAAAACGACTGCCTCCCTCACTCCCTACGTTCCCGGTGAGCAGCCCAAAGACCGCAATATCATCAAGCTGAATACCAATGAGAATCCTTACCCTCCTTCAGAGGCTGTATTACAAGCGCTTCGTAGTGCAGTAGACGACAGCCTACGCTTATATCCTGATCCGCACGGCAGCCGATTGATCCATGCCATTGCCCAAACCTACGGGGTGGCCGTAGATGAGGTATTCGTTGGCAATGGTTCGGACGAGATTTTAGCATTTGCCTTCCAAGCCTTTTTTGACCACGATCAGCCTGTGCTGTTCCCGGATGTTACTTACAGCTTCTATACCGTATATGCCGATCTATTTCGCTTGCCCTATACGGCAGTTCCGCTTGATGAGCATTTTCAGATCGTCCCTGAATCCTTCTTTATCCCGAATGGGGGAGTGATTGTGCCCAATCCCAATGCTCCAACCGCAATCCATTTGCCCCTTAGCGAAGTTAGGAAGCTGCTCGACAAGAATACGGAGCAAGTTGTCATTCTGGACGAAGCCTATATTGACTTCGGAGGCGAATCCGCCATCCCGTTGATCCATGAATATCCGAACCTACTGGTAGTGCAAACTTTATCCAAGTCGCGCTCTTTGGCTGGATTGCGGGTAGGTTACGCTATCGGCCCGCCTGAGCTGATCGAAGGATTAAACCGTATCAAGAACTCTTTTAATTCATACACCTTGGATCGTTTGGCCTTGGCAGGAGCAGAAGCGAGCTTCGCGGACAAGACTCATATTCAGGAGAATATTATGCGGATTGTGAGTACCAGAGACTGGACAACGGCACAGCTATCAGAACTAGGGTTTCAGCTCACCCCTTCCACAGCCAATTTCCTCTTTGTCTCACATTCCACCGTTCCCGCCCAGCGAATATTCCAGAAGCTGCGAGAGCATGGAATTCTGGTGCGATATTGGCCTAAAGCGCGCATCGATAACCATCTGCGGATTACTATAGGAACTGATGATGAGATGCAGAAGTTGATTGAGGCCATGAAGGTTATTTTGAAGGAAGGTTAG
- a CDS encoding serine hydrolase, whose amino-acid sequence MHSVELQPLIRGLTDLEISSCLITEKGTAVLEYYDEPQAATELSKINSCTKSVLAALISIAIDQHMVPPPHTPILEFFPQLEQDSDIRKRQITLAHLLTMSSGFNWTEFGGQNSFPTMTKTADWVQFVLSQPLADLPGTRMVYNSGNSQLLSAILRQATGQSVAEFAEERLFQPLGITDYRWDTDPQGIHTGGFGLYLKPQDMSTFGQLYLQQGRWEGEQLITSATVQHSTSPLIEVKPPHTGFYGWHWWISSFSSGIEHQDEVFYHYARGFGGQFIIVVPSSELVCVITKNKHRKKSAPVDVFRQYIAPYFLYQGGR is encoded by the coding sequence TTGCATAGCGTGGAACTTCAGCCGCTCATTCGCGGCCTCACTGACCTGGAAATAAGCAGCTGTCTGATCACCGAAAAAGGTACAGCAGTGCTGGAATACTACGATGAACCCCAAGCAGCCACAGAACTCAGCAAAATAAATTCCTGCACTAAAAGTGTACTCGCAGCACTGATCAGCATAGCCATAGATCAACATATGGTGCCGCCTCCCCATACGCCCATTCTTGAGTTCTTCCCCCAGTTGGAACAAGATAGTGACATTCGAAAACGTCAGATCACCCTTGCCCATCTGTTAACGATGTCCTCCGGCTTTAACTGGACCGAATTTGGCGGGCAAAATTCTTTCCCTACAATGACCAAGACGGCGGACTGGGTACAATTTGTACTGTCCCAGCCGCTCGCCGATTTACCAGGGACACGAATGGTCTACAACTCCGGTAACTCCCAGCTATTATCGGCTATTCTGAGACAAGCCACGGGACAATCAGTAGCCGAATTTGCGGAAGAACGGCTGTTCCAGCCGCTTGGTATTACGGACTACCGCTGGGATACCGATCCGCAGGGTATTCATACTGGCGGCTTCGGGCTGTATCTTAAACCACAGGATATGAGCACATTCGGCCAGCTCTATCTGCAGCAGGGACGCTGGGAAGGAGAGCAGCTCATTACTTCTGCAACCGTACAGCATTCCACTTCTCCACTTATTGAAGTGAAACCACCGCATACGGGATTTTATGGCTGGCACTGGTGGATTTCTTCCTTTTCCAGCGGGATAGAGCACCAAGATGAGGTTTTTTATCATTATGCACGCGGCTTCGGAGGTCAATTTATCATCGTTGTGCCCTCCTCTGAACTCGTGTGCGTCATCACCAAGAATAAACATCGGAAGAAGAGTGCGCCTGTTGACGTATTCCGTCAGTACATCGCGCCTTATTTTCTATACCAAGGAGGAAGATGA
- a CDS encoding ROK family transcriptional regulator, with the protein MSVRKGDPQYIRGLNDQLVLDRIFHHGKVSRAEISRVTGLSKPTASSAVQRLIDKNWIREVGRGENAQGRKSTLLEFNHAAYYVCGIDLGATRVRLALARPDGSLLDEDNFEIPAGSPESLQHLLLERVEQLLLRHGADWGQVPYISVGTPAVVMPETGSSSLIVTGLKRFEEAISLPALTQLFPSKVMLENDVNLATMAEQSDGIANGINLFAYLAIGAGVGAGVVVEGRLLRGMGGAAGELGHMLLSKETKVEDVLSVDGLLQLARDYLNSEQQSSLLRQEAELTPELIFRAVRQGDSLAIMIHEIYCEFLARTIHNLSVIVAPELIVLGGEIGAYADVLISGLQLLTDNGFPVKPKLAGSLLGERAVVLGAVNTAARAAYGQIRDELSDN; encoded by the coding sequence ATGTCTGTTCGTAAAGGAGACCCCCAATATATCCGTGGGTTAAATGATCAATTGGTGCTTGATCGGATCTTTCATCACGGTAAGGTATCGAGGGCAGAGATAAGCCGTGTTACAGGACTCAGTAAGCCAACAGCCTCTTCTGCCGTGCAAAGGCTGATCGATAAGAACTGGATTCGTGAGGTTGGAAGAGGAGAGAATGCGCAGGGCCGTAAATCTACTTTGCTTGAATTTAATCACGCGGCGTATTATGTGTGCGGGATCGACCTGGGCGCTACCCGGGTCCGGCTTGCGCTTGCCCGGCCGGATGGCTCACTGCTTGACGAAGATAATTTTGAAATACCAGCTGGATCACCTGAATCATTACAACATTTGCTCTTGGAACGAGTGGAGCAATTACTCCTCCGCCATGGAGCGGACTGGGGGCAGGTTCCTTATATTTCAGTCGGAACACCAGCTGTAGTCATGCCTGAGACGGGAAGCTCCTCTCTAATTGTGACAGGGCTGAAGCGCTTTGAGGAGGCGATTTCCCTTCCAGCCCTGACCCAGCTATTTCCTAGCAAGGTCATGCTGGAAAATGACGTTAATTTGGCAACTATGGCGGAGCAAAGCGATGGGATTGCTAACGGGATCAACCTGTTTGCCTACTTAGCGATTGGTGCAGGTGTGGGCGCAGGAGTAGTTGTGGAAGGACGCCTCTTAAGAGGGATGGGTGGAGCAGCGGGAGAGCTTGGACATATGCTGCTAAGTAAAGAGACCAAAGTGGAGGATGTCTTGTCCGTAGACGGATTGCTACAGTTAGCACGGGATTATCTGAACTCAGAGCAGCAGTCTTCCTTGCTTCGCCAGGAAGCTGAGTTAACGCCTGAACTTATATTTCGGGCGGTGCGCCAGGGGGATTCACTGGCGATTATGATTCATGAAATCTATTGTGAATTCTTAGCACGGACCATCCATAATTTGAGTGTCATTGTCGCTCCCGAACTTATCGTTCTGGGTGGAGAAATTGGCGCATATGCAGATGTCCTAATTTCAGGTCTGCAATTGCTCACTGACAACGGCTTCCCAGTCAAACCAAAGCTTGCCGGATCACTGCTTGGGGAGCGGGCAGTTGTTCTTGGAGCAGTCAATACTGCGGCCCGGGCGGCTTACGGGCAGATCCGTGATGAATTAAGCGATAATTAA
- a CDS encoding ROK family protein, with protein MTSENMTGYKAGIDIGGTKTMFCITDALGEIVLIERRATTAHSRPERFFQWLFGELQVLLAGFPLEIEQLIGIGIGFPGVIGDTEGILSHAPALPWPAVNIRPLIRNYYKGLLYLDNDVNLALLGERDKGAAQNKEHVLMITVGTGIGSALLLNGQLYKGADYTAGEVGYFVVEVSETQQASASGTSFGPLEAVASGTGITAHARAYFAAGSRGSLISELAASREEQIGARHVLEAAAKGDAAALQIMDKPLNHMAAGIANAVSLLNPQMVVIGGGVADSGSYYVNEISNRVRLYTPFPVVIRPALLGNTAGAIGAAAAVTAKPQ; from the coding sequence TTGACATCAGAGAATATGACAGGATATAAGGCGGGCATTGATATTGGAGGAACGAAGACGATGTTCTGCATTACGGATGCTCTTGGTGAAATTGTACTTATAGAGCGGAGGGCAACTACTGCACATTCCCGTCCAGAGCGATTCTTTCAGTGGCTCTTTGGAGAATTGCAGGTCTTATTAGCAGGATTCCCACTTGAGATCGAACAGCTTATCGGCATCGGTATCGGCTTTCCCGGGGTGATAGGTGATACCGAGGGTATTCTGAGCCATGCACCAGCTCTGCCCTGGCCTGCTGTGAACATTAGGCCGCTGATACGCAATTATTATAAAGGCCTGCTTTATTTGGATAACGATGTTAATCTTGCGCTTCTTGGTGAGCGCGATAAGGGTGCAGCCCAGAATAAAGAGCATGTTCTGATGATTACAGTGGGAACCGGCATTGGCAGTGCGCTGTTGTTAAATGGCCAGCTGTATAAAGGTGCGGATTATACAGCAGGTGAAGTTGGGTATTTCGTAGTTGAAGTCAGTGAAACTCAGCAGGCGTCTGCTTCGGGGACTTCATTCGGCCCGCTTGAAGCTGTAGCATCAGGCACCGGAATTACTGCTCATGCCAGAGCTTATTTTGCAGCAGGCAGCAGGGGATCGCTGATTTCGGAACTGGCTGCAAGCAGGGAAGAGCAGATCGGTGCCAGGCATGTGCTGGAAGCTGCAGCCAAGGGAGATGCCGCTGCTCTGCAGATTATGGACAAGCCGCTGAACCATATGGCGGCAGGCATTGCCAACGCGGTGTCGCTGCTGAATCCGCAAATGGTAGTCATTGGCGGAGGTGTGGCTGATTCTGGCAGCTATTACGTAAATGAAATAAGCAACAGAGTACGATTGTATACCCCGTTCCCAGTGGTTATCAGACCGGCATTACTAGGAAATACAGCCGGAGCCATCGGTGCGGCAGCAGCCGTTACAGCTAAACCTCAGTGA